In Scatophagus argus isolate fScaArg1 chromosome 7, fScaArg1.pri, whole genome shotgun sequence, a genomic segment contains:
- the eea1 gene encoding early endosome antigen 1 isoform X3, with amino-acid sequence MVLWRAQEGVGQSPGTTESDGQMDSEDSVLERKLNEAETEKFNIKQMKDLFEQKAAQLATEIVDLKSRYDEEKSLKEAADQRLAKLNEQLQKEKQENERLQTELLQRPGVEDVEVLQKELVQVQTLMDSMTREREEESERLKNHYEQLQANYTTSEIRNLEMTVSQLKAELEKGPQEAAVYTQQIHQLKSNLNNLQQQSQSLSEKLARKEKQYQELEERLGAEEAAKKGLQSNLKERELEVQELQARATGAEASLHKAQTELRESAEEVAKLKNEIVELEVKHAELKVERKQLEQQREEKESHGAQQQTEISQLHAKLLEAERQLGEVQGRLKEQRQLSGEKLKDREQQAADLQLKLSRAEEQLKESASKNTDLQHQLEKAKQQHQELQALQQNTNGKLREAQNDLEQVLRQIGDKDQKIQNLEALLQKSKDIVSQLEAEREDLCAKIQAGEGETALLNQLKEKNHGLQEQVTQLTDKLKNQSESNKQAQDNLHEQVQEQKTLLRSAQDRAHTLETSVTELTAQLADSKEKIAQLDAQLKAKTEMLLSAEAAKAAQKANLENNLETAQHALQDKQQELNKVQKKVEEQTQRLKERQEQCTQLETSLKECKDKLMSSEQRIEQLEGLSKKLESQVGELQATRDQAQQEIQKLQKEGSEVKRKAKELQHSLETEKAGATTLQEDLKKKAAALSDVKQQLERSEQDRAALKVNLDKVTQEGKTRHADLDRKAQSLAVDLQKAQQEKEVQKKELASVQESLGNANKALKESQSLLDAERKTHKSAMEEKKKSSEKARQELLKNNEAITKAMNESKEQLEQMKEAEKKLKVQLTTVEQQHSKSQEALKEKENQMEKLRVELKTVQGSFEEEMKKLKGRVTELQEVNSKKAEEETKLRAQLSGLSQELASEKSRTTELHEALEQSQGSLSKLQSDFYGKESEVSALHQDLKASEEKLNLAQEELAANRTHQAGLEAQIQELESGRSSLEQELAKQNQKLQQQEQTLRQLQKQQGQVKEELEQERSKVEKLNKAKSVLENSNTKLTSELKALIERSEKELGELQEAKQLLIQQKLELQGQVDAAQGALEQEQKEHQATRDSRHQREEQLLAQTRDVQDKLVAEKRAREEQVKRGEEAEAKMAVQVTALNENVATLKREWQGSQRRVGELEKQTDELRGEIAVLEATVQNNQDERRALLERCVKGEGEIEKLQGKVVELRRKLDDTTAAMQELGRENQSLQIKQSQSLTRKWAEDHEVQNCMACGKGFSVTVRKHHCRHCGNIFCAECSSRNALTPSSKKPVRVCETCFEELQG; translated from the exons ATGGTTCTCTGGAGAGCTCAAGAAGGAGTTGGACAAAGTCCAGGGACAACTGAA agtgatggacagatggactCGGAGGATTCAG tcctTGAAAGGAAGTTGAATGAGGCCGAGACAGAAAAGTTCAACATCAAGCAGATGAAAGACTTGTTTGAGCAGAAGGCTGCCCAGCTGGCCACAGAGATAGTAG ACTTAAAATCTCGCTATGATGAGGAGAAGAGCCTAAAGGAGGCTGCCGACCAGAGGCTGGCCAAATTGAACGAGCAGctacagaaagagaagcaggagaaTGAGAGACTCCAAACAGAACTG CTGCAGCGACCGGGAGTGGAGGATGTGGAAGTGTTGCAGAAGGAGCTGGTGCAGGTCCAGACACTGATGGACAGTATGACTCGTGAGCGGGAGGAGGAGTCTGAACGCCTCAAAAACCACTATGAACAGCTGCAGGCGAATTACACTACCTCAGAG ATTCGTAATCTGGAG ATGACCGTGTCCCAACTAAAAGCAGAGCTGGAAAAAGGTCCGCAGGAAGCAGCCGTCTACACACAACAGATCCACCAGCTGAAGAGCAACCTGAATAATTTGCAGCAGCAAAGCCag aGCCTGTCTGAAAAGCTTGCACGCAAGGAAAAACAGTATCAGGAACTAGAAGAGCGTCTAGGGGCTGAGGAGGCCGCCAAGAAGGGACTTCAAAGCAACCTGAAGGAGAGGGAGCTGGAGGTTCAAGAGCTGCAAGCTCGGGCCACAGGAGCTGAGGCCTCCCTGCACAAGGCCCAGACGGAGCTCCGAGAGAGTGCTGAGGAAGTGGCAAAGTTGAAGAATGAGATTGTGGAGTTGGAGGTGAAGCACGCGGAGCTGAAGGTTGAGAGGAAACAGCTGGAGCAgcaaagggaagaaaaagagagccaTGGTgctcagcagcagactgagatcAGTCAG CTACACGCCAAACTGCTGGAGGCGGAGAGGCAGCTTGGCGAGGTGCAAGGCCGTCTTAAAGAGCAGAGGCAGCTGTCTGGGGAGAAACTTAAAGACCGCGAGCAGCAAGCAGCCGATCTGCAGCTTAAACTGTCCCGGGCGGAAGAACAG tTGAAGGAGAGTGCCAGTAAGAATACAGACCTGCAGCACCAGCTGGAGAAAgccaagcagcagcaccaggAGCTGCAGGCACTGCAGCAAAACACTAATGGCAAACTCCGCGAGGCACAG AATGACCTGGAGCAGGTGTTGCGTCAGATCGGAGATAAGGACCAGAAGATCCAGAATCTGGAGGCTCTGCTGCAGAAGAGTAAGGACATTGTGAGCCAATTGGAAGCCGAGAGAGAAGACCTATGTGCCAAGATTCAGGCTGGGGAGGGAGAGACGGCTTTGCTCAACCAgctaaaagagaaaaaccaTGGACTACAAGAACAG GTCACCCAGTTGACAGACAAGCTGAAGAACCAATCAGAGAGCAACAAGCAAGCCCAGGATAACCTCCACGAGCAGGTCCAGGAGCAGAAGACCCTGCTGCGTTCAGCCCAGGACCGAGCCCACACACTGGAGACCTCAGTCACTGAACTCACTGCCCAGCTCGCAGACAGCAAGGAGAAGATAGCTCAGCTGGATGCTCAG ctgaAGGCAAAGACGGAGATGTTGCTGTCTGCAGAGGCTGCCAAGGCTGCACAGAAGGCTAATCTGGAGAACAACCTGGAGACTGCTCAGCATGCACTGCAGGACAAGCAGCAG GAGCTTAATAAAGTTCAGAAGAAGGTGGAGGAACAGACCCAAAGACTCAAGGAGAGACAGGAGCAGTGCACACAACTGGAAACCAGTCTGAAAGAATGTAAAGACAAACTAATGTCCTCAGAACAGCGTATAGAGCAGCTGGAGGGGCTCAGTAAG AAATTGGAGTCGCAGGTTGGCGAGTTGCAGGCCACACGTGACCAGGCGCAGCAAGAAATACAGAAGCTGCAGAAGGAGGGGTCAGAGGTTAAACGGAAAGCTAAGGAGCTGCAGCACTCGCTGGAGACGGAGAAGGCGGG GGCTACAACACTACAAGAGGacttaaagaaaaaagcagCTGCTTTGAGTGACGTTAAGCAGCAGCTGGAGCGCAGTGAGCAGGACAGAGCTGCTCTGAAGGTGAACCTAGACAAGGTGACCCAGGAGGGAAAGACTAGGCATGCAGACCTGGACAGAAAAGCTCAAAGCCTGGCGGTAGACTTACAGAAGGCCCAACAGGAAAAAGAGGTTCAAAAGAAGGAGCTTGCCTCTGTGCAGGAGAGCCTTGGAAATGCTAATAAGGCCCTGAAAGAGAGTCAGAGTCTACTGGATGCAGAGAGGAAGACCCATAAGTCAGCCATGGAGGAGAAG AAAAAGTCCAGTGAAAAGGCCAGACAAGAACTTCTTAAGAATAACGAGGCCATCACCAAGGCAATGAACGAATCTAAAGAGCAACTTGAGCAGATGAAAGAG GCAGAGAAAAAGCTGAAGGTGCAGCTGACCACAGTGGAACAGCAGCACTCAAAGTCTCAGGAGgcactgaaggaaaaagagaatcaGATGGAGAAGCTGAGGGTGGAACTTAAGACGGTCCAGGGCTCATttgaggaggagatgaagaaactGAAGGGCCGAGTGACCGAGTTACAGGAAGTTAATTCCAAGAAG GCAGAAGAGGAGACTAAGCTGAGGGCGCAGCTGTCAGGGCTCAGCCAGGAGCTGGCCTCAGAGAAGAGTCGCACGACAGAGCTGCACGAGGCCTTGGAGCAAAGCCAGGGAAGCCTCTCTAAGCTTCAGTCTGACTTCTACGGCAAGGAGTCCGAAGTCTCTGCCCTGCATCAAGACCTGAAG GCGTCAGAGGAGAAGCTGAACCTGGCTCAGGAGGAGCTGGCTGCTAACCGAACGCATCAGGCAGGTTTAGAGGCTCAGATCCAGGAACTGGAGAGTGGTCGGAGTTCATTGGAGCAGGAGCTGGCAAAGCAAAACCAGAAGCTCCAACAGCAAGAGCAAACCCTGAGACAACTACAGAAACAGCAG GGCCAAGTAAAGGAGGAactggagcaggagaggagtAAAGTGGAGAAGCTGAATAAAGCCAAGAGTGTCTTGGAGAACAGTAACACCAAACTGACTTCTGAATTAAAAGCATTAATAGAGAGGAGCGAGAAG GAACTGGGTGAGTTGCAGGAAGCCAAACAGCTGTTGATTCAGCAGAAACTGGAACTGCAGGGTCAGGTGGACGCAGCACAGGGTGCCCTCGAGCAGGAGCAGAAAGAGCACCAGGCCACCAGGGACAGCAGGCACCAGAGAGAGGAGCAGCTCCTCGCCCAAACCAGGGATGTCCAGGATAAGTTG GTGGCCGAGAAGCGAGCCAGAGAAGAGCAGGTGAAACGTGGGGAGGAGGCTGAAGCTAAGATGGCCGTACAGGTGACtgctttgaatgaaaatgtggcAACGCTGAAGAGAGAGTGGCAGGGCAGCCAGCGGAGAGTCGGTGAACTGGAGAAGCAGACAGATGAATTGAGAGGAGAGATCGCTGTGCTGGAGGCCACCGTCCAGAACAACCAGGACGAGAGACGGGCTCTTTTGGAAAG GTGTGTAAAGGGTGAAGGTGAGATAGAGAAACTGCAGGGCAAGGTggtggagctgaggaggaaactGGACGACACTACGGCAGCCATGCAGGAGCTCGGCAGAGAGAACCAGTCGCTTCAG ATCAAGCAGTCACAGTCTCTGACCAGGAAGTGGGCCGAGGATCACGAAGTGCAGAACTGTATGGCCTGTGGGAAAGgcttctctgtcactgtcaggAAG CACCACTGTAGACAttgtggaaacattttctgCGCGGAATGTTCGTCCAGGAACGCCCTCACGCCGTCCTCTAAAAAGCCAGTCCGGGTCTGTGAGACGTGCTTCGAGGAGCTTCAAGGCTGA